In Aedes albopictus strain Foshan chromosome 3, AalbF5, whole genome shotgun sequence, the following are encoded in one genomic region:
- the LOC134291674 gene encoding uncharacterized protein LOC134291674, translating into MESVEEELSLLEKKNELWRKQYDERVKIMELRYEQDLAKIDEEFREAVRKMESDFSARKEAVMRQYSGKSDCKVKVIKPNAPCDDTQPQKDCTRVSNPETAQSHEHYSQPMILMKISAVSRNIGIGDRSPQKRGANTKTIPADSSSAHKQEKQNAMPIAARKIRVACRKPHPTMKEQHRHRRRRRRRRRSKQCNRHLLKILLFDPGGYHPRQAYQWVGRIPSVETVDDRLVRLYLPRFASTTVWCCHLKKVHYVRVTLSNSLEFLIKIMQQMNFNCHQFHGGECCE; encoded by the coding sequence ATGGAAAGTGTAGAAGAAGAGCTTTCCCTTCTAGAAAAGAAGAATGAGTTGTGGCGGAAGCAATACGATGAAAGGGTGAAAATTATGGAGCTTCGCTACGAGCAAGATCTCGCAAAAATCGACGAGGAGTTCAGGGAAgctgtacgaaaaatggaatcGGATTTCAGCGCTAGAAAAGAAGCAGTGATGCGGCAATATAGTGGAAAGTCGGACTGCAAAGTAAAGGTGATAAAACCAAATGCGCCATGCGACGACACCCAGCCGCAAAAAGACTGCACTAGAGTATCGAATCCAGAAACAGCACAGTCTCACGAACATTACTCGCAACCAATGATCTTGATGAAGATATCTGCTGTTTCACGCAACATCGGCATCGGTGATCGGTCCCCCCAAAAGAGAGGAGCAAACACCAAAACAATACCAGCTGATTCGTCATCAGCACACAAGCAGGAGAAACAAAACGCAATGCCCATTGCAGCACGAAAGATACGGGTAGCCTGTCGAAAGCCACATCCAACGATGAAAGAGCaacaccgccaccgccgccgccgtcgtcgtcgtcgccgcagcAAGCAATGCAATCGTCATCTGTTGAAAATTCTGTTGTTCGATCCCGGTGGATATCATCCCAGGCAAGCTTATCAATGGGTAGGTAGGATTCCAAGCGTTGAAACAGTGGACGACCGATTGGTTCGCTTGTACCTACCACGCTTCGCTTCTACGACGGTATGGTGCTGCCATCTGAAGAAGGTTCACTACGTGCGCGTAACATTATCAAATTCTTTGGAGTTCCTGATCAAAATTATGCAGCAGATGAACTTCAATTGTCACCAGTTCCACGGGGGGGAAtgttgcgaatag